From Candidatus Margulisiibacteriota bacterium, one genomic window encodes:
- a CDS encoding type II toxin-antitoxin system RelE/ParE family toxin: protein AVFPFRGKVSAELESIGITDIYELVEAPWKIYYRIKAGQVVIVLVLDSRRNLEETLIDKIINKKD from the coding sequence GCAGTATTCCCTTTTAGAGGCAAAGTTTCCGCGGAACTGGAAAGTATCGGAATTACCGACATTTATGAGCTGGTTGAAGCGCCCTGGAAGATTTATTATCGGATCAAAGCGGGACAAGTTGTGATCGTGCTGGTTTTGGACAGCCGGAGAAATTTAGAGGAAACGCTTATCGATAAAATAATCAAC